The window TGTGGAGAGCGAGTTGCTGCTGAGCAGCGGGGAGCGACGGGGTGTCGCCTCCCTTGCCGCCCGCTTCGCTGCGAAGGAGGCGCTGGCCAAGGCGCTGGGCGCGCCGGGGGGCCTGCGCTGGACCGATGCCGAGGTCTACGTCGAGGACAGCGGGCAGCCCCGGCTGCGGGTTACGGGGACCGTTGCTGCGCGGGCGGCTGAACTGGGGGTTCGGTCGTGGCACGTTTCGTTGAGCCATGACGCGGGGGTGGCTTCTGCGGTGGTGGTGGCGGAGGGGTAGGGGTGGTTTCGTCGCCGCCTGCGGGCGGGTGGGGGCTGATCGCGCAGTTCCCCGCGCCCCTAAAAGACTGCGCAGTTCCCCGCGCCCCTGGGTGGGTGGGGCTGCGGCTCGTCCGTCAGGGGCGCGGGGAACTGCGCGACCAGCCCCCACGCACCCGCAGCCGACGTACCGGCTCGGCGCGCAGTGGCGGAATGCGGGAAACTCGGGGCCATGCGTACTGCGTACAGCGTGGAGACGGTCAGGGCGGCTGAACGGGAGTTGATGGGGCGGCTTCCGGAGGGGGCCCTGATGCAGCGGGCGGCGGCCGGCCTGGCCGCGGCCTGCGCCGAGTTGCTGGGGCGCGTCTACGGAAGCCGGATCGTGCTGCTGGTGGGGAGTGGCGACAACGGAGGCGACGCCCTCTACGCCGGCGCCCGCCTGCGCAGACGCGGCGCGGGCGTCACGGCCGTACTGCTCGCACCCGACCGCACCCACACCGGCGGACTCGACGCCCTACGACGGGCGGGCGGCACGATCGTGCGAGGGGCGGACGCGGACGCCGCGGCGGAGTCGATCCGTCGCGCCGACCTCGTCGTCGACGGCATCGTCGGCATTGGTGGGAAAGGCGGCCTGCGGCCCGACGCCGCACCCCTCGCGGACCTGGCCCGCGACTCCCGCGCCGCCGTCGTGGCCGTCGACCTGCCCAGCGGCGTCGAGGCCGACAGCGGGGAGGTGCGGGGCGCCGCCGTGCGGGCCGATCTGACCGTGACCTTCGGGACGCACAAGCCGGGGCTGCTCGTCGATCCCGCGAAGGAGT is drawn from Streptomyces liliifuscus and contains these coding sequences:
- a CDS encoding holo-ACP synthase; protein product: MSIIGVGIDVAEIDRFAASLQRTPGMAERLFVESELLLSSGERRGVASLAARFAAKEALAKALGAPGGLRWTDAEVYVEDSGQPRLRVTGTVAARAAELGVRSWHVSLSHDAGVASAVVVAEG